TTTAGAAGAAGTTTTTTATTAAAATAAAAGTAATAAAATTGTAACATGCTTATGTAAAAGCATTGACACACCCGGTAGAATGTATTATACTTATTAATGTTTGTATAAAATATCGTGTATAAGATCCACTAGCCCCGGATCTTTAGCATAGAGTTTTAATTGTTAAAAGTTCAGGGAGGGAAAATAATGAAATCATACTTAGCAAAACCACTAGAAGTAGAAAGAAAATGGTTCGTTGTAGATGTAGAAGGAAAAGTTTTAGGAAGGGCAGCAAGTCAAATAGCTGCAATACTAAGAGGAAAACATAAACCAACATTTACGCCACATGTAGATACAGGTGACTTTGTAATTGTAATAAATGCAGATAAGATAGTTTTAACTGGTAAGAAATTAGACCAAAAAATGTTAAGACATCACTCTCATTATCCAGGTGGATTAAAAGAAGTTCCATATAGAGTAGCATTAGCTAAAAAGCCTGAGTTCATTTTTGAAGAGGCAGTTAGAAGAATGCTTCCAACGGGACCATTAGGTCGTCAAACACTTAAAAAAATGATCGTTTACAGAGGACCAGAACATAAGAATGAAGCACAAAACCCAGAAGTACTAGTACTTAAATACTAATTAGATTCGAAGGGAGGATATATAATGGCAAAGGTTCAATATATAGGAACAGGAAGAAGAAAGACATCAGTTGCTAGAGTAAGACTTGTACCTGGAGAAGGTAAAATTATTATAAATAAAAGAGCTATAGAAAACTATTTTGGATTAGAAACTTTAATTCTTATAGTTAACCAGCCGTTAGTATTAACTGGAACTAAAGATAAATTTGATGTTTTAGTTAATGTTAATGGTGGCGGATATACAGGTCAAGCTGGAGCAATAAGACATGGTATTTCTAGATCTTTATTAAAAGCTGATCTAACTTTAAGACCAGAACTTAAAAAAGCAGGATTCTTAACAAGAGATCCTAGAATGACAGAAAGAAAGAAATACGGTCTTAAAAAAGCAAGAAGAGCATCTCAATTCTCAAAGAGATAATAATAGCAAAGTTAAAAACCCTTCAAACATTTATGTTTGCAGGGTTTTTCTTTTTAAGAATACATAAAAAAATTGAAACGTAACTAACAAATAATTAGTAGATATTTGGAGATTATTTTAGTAAGAATAAGGACAATATCTGTTTTTTGTAATATTCTTTGACATTATATCCATAGACTTAAGGGGAGAAATATATTTCTCGAATCTTTCATTTAAAACATTCCAATTTATATTCTCAATAAATGTAGAAATGTATTTTTTTCTATTTGTTCCAAAATCCATAAAGTATGCATGCTCGTAAACATCCATTATGAGTATTGGACAAGAAAGCCATACTGCACCATCATCGTGTGAATCGCTTCCAACTATGTGCAAACTGTTATCAAGTAGATCAAGGGTAAGTACTGCCCAACCCCTCATTGATAAGCCTACATTTGTAAGGTAAGAAATAAAATTGTCATAGGATAAATATTGATTTATTATAGCATTAAATATTGGACCATAGGGTGTGTTATTGCCTCCGGTCATATTTTCAAAATAAAGGTTATGGAGTTTTACACCGTTCAGTGAGTATGTTTCGCCTCGTTTTAAAGAACGCATTTTAGAATAAGTGGGGTTGCTATCAGCATAATTATCAGGTGTGTATGGAGTATTCCAAATTTCATTTAATTTGGTTACATAACCTGTATACAATTTATAATGTTCATCTAGTTGTTTTTTAGAAATTCCTTGGACTGATTCAAAATCAAATGTTTTAGGCTTAAGATTATACATTAAATCACCTCTTTAAATAATATATTATGTTATATAATATGTAATAAAATTAGAGTGGTGTATTTATTCTTTTTTGAGCACTTAAATAATAATAAAATAAGGAACTGTTGAATAAAATTACACATAGCAATAAATAAAAGGATGGGTGAATTGAAGTACAGAAATAATAAAATGATAGCTATTGTCATGGTAATTGCTATAGGAATGGTAAGTTTTATAGGTATAAATATAGGTATTGCGAAGGAAACTATGAATTCTAATCAACTAGGTAATAAAAAAATACTTATTGATTCTGGTCATGGGGGAATGGATGGTGGAACTAGCTCTAAGGATGGGACTGTAGAAAAAAACATCAATTTAATTATAGCAACAAAACTTAAAGCTAGTTTGCAAAAGGCAGGATATGAGGTAGTTATGACAAGAGAGGATGATACAGGACTTTATTCAAATAAGGGGACTATAAGAGAGAAGTATCGTGAAGATTTAAAAAAGAGGTGTGATTTAAAAAAGTCCAGTAATTGTGATATGTTTGTTAGCATTCATTTGAATTACTTTACGGAGAGTAAATATTATGGAGCACAAGTATGGTATTCAAATTATAAAGATAGTTCTATATTGGCGAGTGTAATTCAGAAAAATTTCAAGGTAGATTTAGATTCTAATAATAAAAGAGTACCTAAAGCTGCTAAAAGTTCTTATAAGATACTAAGGGAGAATGATGTTATGCCGAGTGTCATAGTGGAATGTGGATTCTTATCAAATTATGAGGAAGAACAAAAATTGAAGTCTGATGAGTATCAAGGAAAAATTGCAGGATCAATAAGTAAATCAATATGCGAATTTTATAAAGGTAATTTACAGGAATAAACAATTATATTGGGGCATGTTTAGAATTCTTTTAATTGCAAACTAAAGAGATATATTATTAAAACAATATGTCTTTTTAGTTTGTATTTTTTGAATAACATTAGATATGAATTAATTAGTGTTAAAATGAAGTTATAGATTGGGGGCATCTTCTAATTGATGGATATACTTGTGCCGTAGGGTATAGAGGTATAGATATATTTAGCATCATCAATAGCAAGCCTTATGCATCCATGGGATAGTGGATTTCCAAGTCTGCCATCTATTATATTTTTGTTGTTATCAAGTAGTACTGTATGGAACAAATAGTTGCCGGAAATGCGTGTATAGTAATTGCAGATAATGTTTGATCCTGCTCTAAACATAGGTCCTTTATCGCTAATTGTAAAGTTGCCGGTTATAGTGGGGGTACTTGATGCTCCAGAGGAACATAAAAATGATTTATCTAAAACCCATTTATTATTAGATTTTATAAAAATATTAACTCTCTGATTTGGTAAATCTACATCAATATGATAGTTTGTTGCGCTAAAAACCTTTGAAGAATTTATTGATGATGTAAGTTCCGTAATAGATTTATAATTATTTAAGGATATATTAGAGGTTGTATTTTTGCTGTTAGTTAATGAGACTGGCTTAGTATTAAATTCTATATTATCGACAGGAGGTATGTTTAGTTTTACTAAAGTTTGCATACCAACTTCACCGTCAAACTCTAACCTGCAGCGATACTGAAAATTTAATATTGCATCATAAGTAGGGGCTGTATACAAACCATCAGTGGCTATATTATATCCATAATCAACTAGTCTATTTTGTATATACTTTACAGCAGCACCACGACTACCAATTTTAAGTACATTACTAATTGTGGTAATATTAAGGGGATATTGCGATAATAGTTCTTTTTTTAGGGGATAGATCTTATATACGTTATTTTTAGTGGGAAAATTTATAAAATCTATTTTTGAAGTAGGCGCGATGTATGGTGAATTTGTTGAAGATGATACATAATTAGAATATGACCAGTAGCAAGTTGTAAGTAGTAAAATTATAAAAAGATTAATAAGGTTTTTTTTATGCATAGAACTTCCTTTTCTTTATTGATCCATATCATAATATGAGTAATTTAAAATTTTGCTACAAGGTTATGAATTTAAATTACATTTTTTTATTATGGATGATTATATTAAAAAAAACAAATCCTATGATATAATTGGTGTAATCATAAATATATGAAATAAAAGGTGAAGTTATGGATAAATCAGGGAAAATATATGTAAAAGCAATGAATAAGTACAATGATGGCTATATAGACAAGGCGTTAGACCTTTGTGAAAAAAGTATTTCTTTAAAGAGTACAAATGCTGCTGCTCTAAATTTAAAGGGTATTTTATATTATCTAAAAGGTGATTTAGAAAATGCTAAGAAAATGTGGGATATCAATTATAAAAGAAATAATGATAAAGTATCAAAGAAATATCTATCCGATAGTTTGAGAGATAAGAAAAGATTACAATTATATATAAATGCATTGGAGTTAATAAAGCAATTAAACATATGTGAGGCCTTAGAAACTTTAAAACAGTGCCAAGATAGTGACTTTAATTCTATAAATGTGAATAACAACATAAGTCTTTGTTATATAAAGCAAGGTGAATATGATAAAGCATTACAATATATAAATGAGGTTATAAAAGTAGATAAGAAGAATGCCGAGGCGAGTATTAATAAGGAAACATTAATAAAATATGGAAGCTTAAAGAGAAAAATAAATCATGTAAAAATAGGTGTAGTTACTGTGAGTATATTATTAATTATAACTGTGATATTTATAGGTGAAAAAAATATTTACAATATAAAACATATTTCAATAATGGGTGCACAAAAATTACAAAGTGGAATATCAATAATAAAGGGAAATGATAAGGATGAGACTAAAAGCTCAGAGAAAGTAGGAAAAAACAAATTAGTAGCAATTAAAAAGAATACTAATTTAGATAAATCGGGTACAAAAACGGTAGGGAATAAAGTACAAAAAATTCAAGAATTTCCACGAGAACAATTTAAGGTAAGCATAAAGAATAACAATATGGAGCAAATAGTTTCATATGTTAATAGATGGAACAAAGCTGA
This window of the Clostridium estertheticum genome carries:
- the rpsI gene encoding 30S ribosomal protein S9, with translation MAKVQYIGTGRRKTSVARVRLVPGEGKIIINKRAIENYFGLETLILIVNQPLVLTGTKDKFDVLVNVNGGGYTGQAGAIRHGISRSLLKADLTLRPELKKAGFLTRDPRMTERKKYGLKKARRASQFSKR
- the rplM gene encoding 50S ribosomal protein L13; the encoded protein is MKSYLAKPLEVERKWFVVDVEGKVLGRAASQIAAILRGKHKPTFTPHVDTGDFVIVINADKIVLTGKKLDQKMLRHHSHYPGGLKEVPYRVALAKKPEFIFEEAVRRMLPTGPLGRQTLKKMIVYRGPEHKNEAQNPEVLVLKY
- a CDS encoding superoxide dismutase, encoding MYNLKPKTFDFESVQGISKKQLDEHYKLYTGYVTKLNEIWNTPYTPDNYADSNPTYSKMRSLKRGETYSLNGVKLHNLYFENMTGGNNTPYGPIFNAIINQYLSYDNFISYLTNVGLSMRGWAVLTLDLLDNSLHIVGSDSHDDGAVWLSCPILIMDVYEHAYFMDFGTNRKKYISTFIENINWNVLNERFEKYISPLKSMDIMSKNITKNRYCPYSY
- a CDS encoding tetratricopeptide repeat protein; its protein translation is MDKSGKIYVKAMNKYNDGYIDKALDLCEKSISLKSTNAAALNLKGILYYLKGDLENAKKMWDINYKRNNDKVSKKYLSDSLRDKKRLQLYINALELIKQLNICEALETLKQCQDSDFNSINVNNNISLCYIKQGEYDKALQYINEVIKVDKKNAEASINKETLIKYGSLKRKINHVKIGVVTVSILLIITVIFIGEKNIYNIKHISIMGAQKLQSGISIIKGNDKDETKSSEKVGKNKLVAIKKNTNLDKSGTKTVGNKVQKIQEFPREQFKVSIKNNNMEQIVSYVNRWNKADLEMNDKLLTVKGEEIIKSDGVLYFYNKGVGYINDKEYTKAQKYFLYALPYSEGNYLHEHIVYMLAVSYKASSDFQNAVKYYELILKQFPSGSYTEEVLYNLVLINKDVDPNKAKLYAEKLVEQFPNSLYKNSIVNKILGI
- the cwlD gene encoding N-acetylmuramoyl-L-alanine amidase CwlD; translated protein: MKYRNNKMIAIVMVIAIGMVSFIGINIGIAKETMNSNQLGNKKILIDSGHGGMDGGTSSKDGTVEKNINLIIATKLKASLQKAGYEVVMTREDDTGLYSNKGTIREKYREDLKKRCDLKKSSNCDMFVSIHLNYFTESKYYGAQVWYSNYKDSSILASVIQKNFKVDLDSNNKRVPKAAKSSYKILRENDVMPSVIVECGFLSNYEEEQKLKSDEYQGKIAGSISKSICEFYKGNLQE
- a CDS encoding L,D-transpeptidase family protein; amino-acid sequence: MHKKNLINLFIILLLTTCYWSYSNYVSSSTNSPYIAPTSKIDFINFPTKNNVYKIYPLKKELLSQYPLNITTISNVLKIGSRGAAVKYIQNRLVDYGYNIATDGLYTAPTYDAILNFQYRCRLEFDGEVGMQTLVKLNIPPVDNIEFNTKPVSLTNSKNTTSNISLNNYKSITELTSSINSSKVFSATNYHIDVDLPNQRVNIFIKSNNKWVLDKSFLCSSGASSTPTITGNFTISDKGPMFRAGSNIICNYYTRISGNYLFHTVLLDNNKNIIDGRLGNPLSHGCIRLAIDDAKYIYTSIPYGTSISIN